One window of Papaver somniferum cultivar HN1 chromosome 9, ASM357369v1, whole genome shotgun sequence genomic DNA carries:
- the LOC113311835 gene encoding ADP,ATP carrier protein 1, mitochondrial-like, with translation MMGERPQHPTVAQKVAGHFRLSSSLSQGAGSLNGAFNTPSMYQRRYAYGNSNRAFQTCQVSQDLSLINHSASPVFVQAPAEKGLASFAVDFLMGGVSAAVSKTAAAPIERVKLLIQNQDEMIKAGRLSEPYKGIGECFGRTIKEEGFGSLWRGNTANVIRYFPTQALNFAFKDYFKRLFSFKKDRDGYWKWFAGNLASGGAAGASSLLFVYSLDYARTRLANDAKSAKKGGERQFNGLVDVYRKTIKTDGIAGLYRGFNISCAGIIVYRGLYFGLYDSLKPVLLTGDLSDSFMASFALGWLITNGAGLASYPIDTVRRRMMMTSGEAVKYKSSFDAFQQILKNEGAKSLFKGAGANVLRAIAGAGVLSGYDKLQLLVLGKKYGSGGG, from the exons ATGATGGGGGAGAGGCCTCAACATCCAACTGTTGCCCAGAAAGTAGCTGGTCATTTCCGTCTTAGTTCCAGCCTTTCTCAAGGTGCTGGTTCACTAAATGGAGCTTTTAACACTCCATCTATGTACCAAAGGCGATATGCCTATGGAAACAGCAATAGGGCATTCCAGACATGCCAAGTTAGTCAAGATCTATCTTTGATTAACCACAGTGCATCACCTGTCTTTGTGCAAGCACCTGCTGAGAAAGGATTGGCCAGCTTTGCTGTTGATTTTCTTATGGGAGGTGTCTCAGCTGCTGTCTCTAAAACTGCCGCTGCTCCAATTGAGCGTGTGAAGCTTTTGATCCAGAACCAGGATGAGATGATCAAGGCTGGCAGGCTCTCTGAACCCTACAAGGGAATTGGAGAGTGTTTTGGCCGTACAATCAAGGAGGAAGGGTTTGGATCATTGTGGAGAGGAAACACTGCCAATGTCATCCGTTACTTCCCTACCCAG GCCTTGAATTTTGCATTTAAGGATTACTTCAAGAGGCTCTTTAGTTTCAAGAAGGACAGAGATGGCTACTGGAAATGGTTTGCTGGTAACTTGGCATCTGGAGGTGCTGCTGGTGCTTCTTCACTTCTCTTTGTGTACTCTCTCGACTACGCTAGAACCCGTCTTGCCAATGACGCCAAGTCTGCAAAGAAGGGAGGAGAGAGACAGTTCAATGGTTTGGTTGATGTCTACAGGAAGACTATTAAAACTGATGGAATTGCTGGGCTTTACCGTGGATTCAACATTTCATGTGCTGGAATCATTGTCTACCGTGGTCTTTACTTCGGATTGTACGATTCTCTAAAGCCTGTTCTTTTGACTGGGGACCTTTCA gatagTTTCATGGCCAGTTTTGCTCTTGGTTGGTTGATCACCAATGGTGCTGGACTTGCATCATACCCTATTGATACCGTTCGTAGAAGAATGATGATGACTTCTGGTGAAGCCGTTAAGTACAAGAGCTCTTTCGATGCTTTCCAACAGATTCTGAAGAATGAGGGAGCCAAGTCACTGTTCAAGGGTGCTGGTGCCAATGTCCTTCGTGCCATTGCTGGTGCTGGAGTGCTATCTGGTTATGACAAGCTTCAGCTTCTCGTCCTTGGAAAGAAGTACGGTTCAGGAGGCGGCTAA
- the LOC113312180 gene encoding uncharacterized protein LOC113312180 → MNGSSTEKFKPEKGLRQGDSLSPYLFLMVVEILSKLMNDAVERGQLSGFKVADTGTVISHLQFADDTLIFLNANSDKVTRLFIILSILEALTGMRLNLEKSTMISVGADDVIEVLAKELGCKTKNLSIKYLGLPIGVSSRFKWVWKYSRQKKVLWRRIVQQKMKAAEDVMLPTIDDEVQGKSLWKNVSSMVPELQNFMSFKMRNGKGIRFWYDKWLVNGCIKDLFSVIFKACTKEQASVADMISPGRWSEIWVMSMLVDGDDEVEFCDYFSTKACYDALAGPMEVCSYRKFLWKNDLTSKVGFMLWAAFNNSLPTRDMLRHRGVEIDSSLCVMCNTVDESADHLFLHCQTTFKVWDNFIKAFHISWTFPGSIL, encoded by the exons ATGAATGGAAGCTCTACTGAGAAGTTCAAGCCAGAAAAAGGTTTGAGACAAGGAGATTCTCTTTCTCCTTACCTCTTTCTCATGGTGGTGGAGATACTATCAAAACTAATGAATGATGCAGTGGAAAGAGGTCAGCTTAGTGGTTTCAAAGTGGCTGATACTGGTACAGTAATATCCCATCTGCAGTTTGCTGATGATACTCTCATATTCTTGAATGCCAATTCTGATAAAGTTACAAGGCTTTTCATTATTCTATCAATTTTGGAAGCACTTACAGGTATGAGATTAAACCTTGAGAAGAGTACCATGATCAGTGTTGGTGCAGATGATGTTATAGAAGTTCTAGCTAAAGAATTAGGctgtaaaactaaaaacctttcTATAAAGTACCTTGGTCTCCCTATTGGTGTTAGTTCAAGAT TTAAATGGGTGTGGAAATACTCAAGACAAAAGAAAGTGCTATGGAGGAGGATTGTGCAACAGAAAATGAAAGCTGCTGAGGATGTGATGCTGCCAAcaattgatgatgaagttcaaggcAAGAGTTTGTGGAAAAATGTCTCAAGCATGGTCCCTGAACTTCAAAACTTTATGAGTTTCAAGATGAGGAATGGAAAAGGTATAAGATTCTGGTATGATAAATGGTTGGTGAATGGATGTATTAAAGATCTTTTCTCGGTTATTTTCAAAGCTTGCACAAAGGAACAAGCTTCTGTGGCGGATATGATTTCTCCAGGAAGATGGTCAG AGATTTGGGTAATGTCTATGCTGgttgatggtgatgatgaagtGGAGTTTTGTGATTATTTCTCAACTAAAGCTTGCTACGATGCTCTAGCCGGTCCAATGGAAGTTTGTAGCTACCGTAAGTTCTTGTGGAAGAACGACCTTACCTCTAAAGTTGGTTTTATGCTGTGGGCAGCTTTTAACAATTCTCTACCTACAAGAGATATGTTGAGGCATAGAGGCGTGGAAATTGATAGCTCTCTTTGTGTGATGTGCAATACGGTGGATGAGTCTGCAGATCATTTATTTCTGCATTGTCAAACGACCTTTAAAGTTtgggataacttcataaaagcattTCATATCTCTTGGACTTTTCCTGGTAGCATATTATAA